In the genome of Microcoleus vaginatus PCC 9802, the window AGTTCTGCATCTTCTGCACAGTCTTCTACTAAAAGAATTTTCAAACCAGCAGGCGTTAAAGTTGACTCAAAAACAGATGTCATACCATTTTATATTTTATATTTTTGATTTGAGAGTTGGAATGACTGATGACTATCGCACTTTGGTTCTTGCCTACAGTGGCATTTTTTTTTACTGCTATCCTTTTGCTATTTTTTAGTAATTATAAAATCTCAGCAGCGGATGCAGCTACCTAGCTCATGATTGGGGAATTTTAACCGCACGCTTGAGACTGCGCTGTGTGCTTGCATACCCCGCAGATTTATTTGTAGAATTGAGTTGTTCGCTGCAAGTTTTCCGCCTCGCCCCAAACCTAGTGGCCCAAAACTATCATACTCTTACCAATATTGCAACTCAACTCTGTTTTAATTTACAACCTTTGGCAGGGGAATAGCAAGAGGCAAGTCAAAAGAGCGCGGAGTAATCAAGATTTGCATTGCTGATAGCCTTTGAAACTTTAGATTTTAAATAGCCATTTAAAGCTTGCCTGAAGTAGGATTATTTTTTTTAAATGGTATTACTACTAAGCTAGGAGAATTACCGTTGATTTACAAAATACGCTCTGAAATTGTCTTCGGTTAATGGCCCGAAATTAGCGCCTATTTGTATTGAGAAATGCAAGTCCTCTCTTGAGCGAGGAACCAAGACTTGCATTCCTTGCTACAAACCTAATTACCAACTTAATTACGGTTGTGTAACCGGACACAATTTAACTCAGTTGAGTCGCTCAGTTTTTCTGCGGTTTTGGCAGCACAACTGTAAACACGCTGCCTTGACCGACATTGCTGCTAATAGCAATTTCACCATTAAAAGGTTTTAAAAGTTCAATACAAGTATAAAGTCCTAGGCCAGTTCCTGTCGGTTCCCCTTCGGTTTTTTCCTCGCCTTTAGGCGGCTTGGAGGTGTAAAAAGGGTCAAAAAGTTTTGGCAAATCTTCAGATGATATGCCGCATCCCGTATCTGCAATATCCATGTATATGTTCGAGTCGTCTTGCCGAGTCACGATAGTTATTTCTCTGCTTTTCTTTTCCCACATTGCATCCATTGCATTATTGATTAAATTATAAAATACTTGAGAAAGATAAGAATAAATTAGTGGAATACTGGCAATCTCTTCGTCATAAAAGTATTTTTTTCTAATCTTATTTTTAAAATACAGGTTACCTTCCAATAGCTGAATTTCTCGCTGCACTAAATCGTTGATATTCACAGGGTGCAAATCTTGCTTTTGCTCGTTTCGGCTTTTCATCATCAGAGTATCCATGATCTGATTGATTTTTGTGACAGCTTGAAATATATACTTAGTATAATTAAACAGAGAGTCTTCTTGAATTTGTGTGGCTTTTGTTTCAATCAAATCGACGCTAGTTTGGATCACTTGCAAGGGACTTTTGAGGTTGTGAACCATTCCCTGGGTCAAACGTCCGATGATGGCTGTTTTTTCCTGGTTTATTAATTGCTTGGTTTTTTGTTCAACAAGTCTTTCCAGGTTTTGGTTGAGGTGGGCAAGTTCGAGGTTTTTTTCTTCGAGTTTTTTTTGCAAGCTGCGGATTGTCAAGTGGGTTTGAATGCGGCTCAAAACTTCTTCGTGCTGGAAAGGCTTAGTGATGTAGTCAACGGCTCCTGTCTGAAAGCCTCTTACTTTATCAGGGGTATCGGAAAGGGCGCTCATAAATATGATGGGAATATCTTGCGTTGACGGGTCTCCTTTCAAACGTCGGCAAGTTTCAAAACCGTCAATTCCTGGCATCATGATATCCAAAAGAATCAAGTCTGGATGGATGTAGTCAATTTGCTCGATCGCACTTTCGCCGTCTAGAGCCACTAATACTTTAAACCCGTAATTCCTTAACAACTCGAAAAGTACGTCAAGATTTGTTTGGTTATCATCGACAATTAGTATGATGCTTCTTTCGGAATTCTTATCGTTCATATTCAAGGGAAACATTCAATTGTTTTACTTTTTAGTTGTGGGTTGTGAGTTTAAATCGGATTCAAGTGATTTTCTGCGGCTCTAGAAATCCGGTTGCTTCATAGATGCTTTTATTTCCAATCACTCTTTGAGGAGCTCGCTGCGAGTCAGGGCCGCCCAAGCAAATTAAGTTGTCGCTTCGCGGGAGGCCAGAGCCCCTGATTGAGAAGGGTACTCAGGGCGCGAGATTTAACTGATTTTGAGTTGTCTGTTAGCTACCGTCAATTTTAGGACAAATGTTGCTTCAAAAAATCTCGAATTTGCTTGAGCTGAAATCCTTTAGCAAGTTGGCGCAGGTGATGAACGAAAGGCACTAATGTCGCGTCCGAATGTTCGAGTTTAGCAGTTTCTTCCAGAATAGCTTCAATATCCCCCATTGCAGCCAATCTTAATAACGCCAAGACTGACTCTGAGGCAGGAGACACCATCCTTGAGTCAGCAGCAGCAATCTCAGAAGATGCTTTTGCAGTTTGATCTATCCGCTTTTTGGTTGGTGATCTTTCTTCGTAAACCCATTCTAGTCTCAAATGCAGGCGCAATAATTCTAAAAGCTCGTTAGTTTGAATCGGCTTGGTGAGAAAATTATCGCAACCTGCAAGTATACTCTCTTGCTTGGTAGTCTCGTAAACGTTAGCGGACAAAGCCAGGATAACCGTATCTTTTAATTCCGGCAACTGTCGCAGCCGCCTGGTAGCTTCCCAACCGTTCATTACGGGCATCAGCAAATCCATTAAAATTATATCCGGTAGAAATTCCTGTGCTTTGTGCAAGCAGTCTTCGCCATCTGTAGCTTCTGCAATTTCAAAGCCTAAATGAAAAAGCAGCCTGTGCAACATGGCGCGATTTACTTCGTGATCGTCCACTATTAGCACTTTCCGCCGGGAGCCGATAAAACCTACAAGCCGCCTTTTTTGTTGCCGGGAGGGGAGTTCCGAACACTGGGCGACTGCTGGCAAGTCTACATCCAACCAAAATATGCTGCCTTTGCCGGGGGTACTTTGGACGCGAATTTGGCTGCCCATCATTTTGACTAATTTTTGGCTGATGGAAAGTCCCAGTCCAGTACCTTCGACGAAATTGTTATGATCGCCCACTTGATGAAAAGGCAAAAATATTTCTTCTAATTTATTCTGCGCGATGCCAATGCCGGTATCTTCGATTTGAAAGCGAATTTTAGGCGTAGGGGCACGATCGTCGGTATTGTCTGCTGTTATCACCTCGCGCGCTTCTTTTGTTTCCAGCGGCGGGAGCGACATTTGCTGCGCGTCTAAATTCGCGGTCAAATGGATCATCGTTTTAGTGGCAATTTCCGCTGTCAAATTACAAGTGTCGCAGTTGGTTTGAGGATAATTCTCGGGGAAATTTTCTGCATAACCCACTTTGAATGTAACGCTGCCACGGTTCGTAAACTTAACGGCATTGCTGAGCAAATTAATCAAAACTTGACGCAACCTTTTTTCGTCTGCCAAAATGCCGTCGGGAAGCGCTGACACCTGCTCGTAATTAAAGGCAATTCCTTTTTGAGCCGAGCGCATCTGGAACAAATCAATAATACTTTTAACAAAACTGGCAAAATGCACGTTTGTCAGCGACAGCTCCATTTTACTAGCTTCGATTTTTGAGAGATCTAAAACATCATTGATCAGCATCAGCAGGTGATTGCCGCACTGGTGAATGTTGTTAAGACTTTCCTGCTGATCTGGGGTAAGGTTTTTATCGACTTTGAGCAGTTGAATGTATCCCAAAATCCCGTTCAAAGGCGTCCGCAATTCGTGGCTCATGTTGGCGAGAAAGTCGCTTTTAGCGCGGCTGGCGGATTCGGCGGCTTCTTTAGCTAATTGCAGGGCGGCTTCTGCAAGTTTGCGATCGGCAATTTCGCTTTGTGCTTGTTCAAATAGCATCGATTGCTGAATGGCGATCGCCAACTGCACCCCCAATTGTTTTAGGCACTCTCCCTCCAATTGCTGCCAGGGACGCGGGCCCGTGCAGTGGTGGGCAATTAACAGCCCCCACAAGTTTTCGCCTTGCAAAATCGGCACTACCAGATTCGCTCTCACATCGAGCCGAGTCAACAAAGCCAAGTGGCAGTCGGCCAGGCCAGCATTATAAACATCTTCTATGGCTCTAATTCGGCCGTCTCGGTAAAGAGTAACGTAGGCTTCCCCAAAACAGGGGTCATAAATTTCCATTCCTACAATTGGTAGGAAATTTTCGGCAACCGACTCGACAGCGATAAATCCACTCCCCTCCGGATTGAATTGGTAAATAATAGTGCGATCTACTTGCAAAAAATGCCGCACTTCTTCGACACTTTTGGTAAGAATTTCTTCTAGATTTAGAGAAGATCTAATGCGTTCCAGCATGGCTACTGCTAACTGTTCGCGCTTTAATTTTTGGCGCAATATCAGTTCTGATTCTTTGCGTTTTGTGATGTCGGTAATTACTGCAATTAAACCGATGGAATTTCCATTAATATCTTGAATACTGTCGGCTCGCACCAGAGCAGTTACTGCTTCGCAGCTCTTAGTTTGCAGCGCAACTTCACCACACCAAGAGCAACCTTGACGAAGGCTTTTATAGATTTGTTTGTAATTTTTATGCCGGACGTAAAGCGCTGCCATATCGCCAATATCATTGAGTTCTTCCACCGTGTAGCCGTAGCGCTGAATGAAGGCTTGATTGTGGTAAATAGATCGCCCTTTCAAGTCGGCGATCACGATCGCATCGCTGGTACTTTCGACGGCTTGAGTGACCTGCACTAAAGCTAATTCTGCTGCTTTGCGATGGCTAATGTCCGTCATCGAACCCACCATCCGCAGAGGGTTTCCGGCTTCGTCCCACACTGCTTGAGCGCGGGCGAGCACCCACTTATAGCTACCGTCTTTGCACTGCAAGCGGTATTCGGCGGCGTAATTGGGAGTTTGGCGATCGAGATAAGCTTGGATCGCTGCTTGCACTCGTGAGCGATCGTCTGGATGGATGCGATCGATCCATGCGCTGTTGGTGCTGTCGATTTCGCCGTCTGTGTAACCGATAATTTCTTGCCAGCGGGCCGATCGAAAAGCTTCATTTGTCTGAAGATTCAGATCCCAAATTCCGTCTTGATTGCCTTTGAGAACTAACTGCCAGCGTTCTTCACTTTTACGCAATTCTTCTTCGGCTTGTTTGCGCTGAATATGATCGCCCAACTGAGTCGCTACAGCCTTAACCAACTCTACTATACGCGGTTCCATAATCGAGCGCTCGCGCTTGCAGAATACTAAAACTGCCAGCACCTTTGAGCTAGCGTGAATTGGCACTCCGAAACAAGCTTTCAATCCGACTGATGCCGCCATTTGCGATCGGGCAAAAAGATGATTTTTAGCTAGAGAAATA includes:
- a CDS encoding hybrid sensor histidine kinase/response regulator, translated to MNDKNSERSIILIVDDNQTNLDVLFELLRNYGFKVLVALDGESAIEQIDYIHPDLILLDIMMPGIDGFETCRRLKGDPSTQDIPIIFMSALSDTPDKVRGFQTGAVDYITKPFQHEEVLSRIQTHLTIRSLQKKLEEKNLELAHLNQNLERLVEQKTKQLINQEKTAIIGRLTQGMVHNLKSPLQVIQTSVDLIETKATQIQEDSLFNYTKYIFQAVTKINQIMDTLMMKSRNEQKQDLHPVNINDLVQREIQLLEGNLYFKNKIRKKYFYDEEIASIPLIYSYLSQVFYNLINNAMDAMWEKKSREITIVTRQDDSNIYMDIADTGCGISSEDLPKLFDPFYTSKPPKGEEKTEGEPTGTGLGLYTCIELLKPFNGEIAISSNVGQGSVFTVVLPKPQKN